A region from the Brassica napus cultivar Da-Ae chromosome C8, Da-Ae, whole genome shotgun sequence genome encodes:
- the LOC106360779 gene encoding ultraviolet-B receptor UVR8, which yields MNGDGKSETGPSAAAAEEDEELVSRKMVYMWGYLPGASPQRSPLLSPAVVKISPAVESSWKDVSGGGCGFAMATSESGKLITWGSTDDLGQSYVTSGKHGETPEPFPLPPEVCVEKAEAGWAHCVAVTESHEVYTWGWKECIPTGRVFGQVEGDSCEMNISFSAEQVSPSSQGRKAGGGTSSQTEVRGRPEPTKKRRISPGKQAAENSSQSENNDLSALPCLVSLAPGVRIVSVAAGGRHTLALSDIGQVWGWGYGGEGQLGSGSRVRLVSSPHPIPCIEPSSYGQVSSSMSSEVQCGRVLGSYVKKIACGGRHSAVITDTGALLTFGWGLYGQCGQGSTDDELSPTCVSSLLGIRIEGVAAGLWHTVCVSSDGDVYSFGGNQFGQLGTGCDQAETLPKLLEAPNLENVNVKTVSCGARHTAVIADEGKVFCWGWNKYGQLGLGDVIDRNAPSEVRIKDCVPKNIACGWWHTLLLGQSSL from the exons ATGAACGGCGACGGAAAATCGGAGACCGGACCTAGCGCCGCCGCAGCGGAGGAAGACGAGGAGCTAGTGAGTCGGAAAATGGTGTATATGTGGGGTTACCTCCCCGGAGCCTCGCCGCAGCGCTCGCCTCTGCTGTCACCGGCCGTGGTGAAGATTTCGCCGGCTGTCGAAAGCTCCTGGAAAGACGTCTCCGGCGGAGGATGCGGCTTCGCAATGGCTACCTCAG AGTCAGGGAAGCTGATTACGTGGGGCTCGACTGATGATCTAGGTCAAAGCTATGTCACATCAGGGAAGCACGGG GAGACTCCGGAGCCTTTTCCTCTGCCTCCTGAGGTTTGTGTAGAGAAAGCTGAAGCTGGATGGGCTCACTGTGTGGCGGTAACAG AGAGCCATGAAGTTTATACATGGGGATGGAAGGAATGTATACCCACAGGGAGAGTGTTTGGACAGGTAGAAGGAGATTCCTGTGAAATGAACATTTCCTTCTCTGCAGAGCAAG TGAGCCCTAGTTCTCAAGGAAGAAAAGCTGGCGGTGGAACGTCTTCTCAAACTGAGGTTAGAGGTAGACCGGAACCCACAAAGAAAAGGAGGATTTCACCGGGCAAGCAAGCTGCTGAAAACTCATCGCAGTCCGAGAACAACGACCTCTCGGCATTGCCTTGTCTTGTATCGTTGGCTCCAGGAGTTCGGATTGTCAGTGTTGCTGCTGGTGGACGTCATACGTTAGCATTATCAG ATATTGGACAGGTGTGGGGTTGGGGTTATGGAGGAGAAGGACAGCTTGGATCGGGCTCCCGTGTACGATTAGTCTCCTCTCCTCATCCTATTCCGTGCATTGAGCCTTCTTCTTATGGACAAGTCAGCTCATCTATGAGTTCAGAAGTACAATGCGGCCGTGTTCTTGGAAGTTACGTAAAGAAAATTGCATGTGGAGGGCGACACAGTGCTGTGATCACAG ATACTGGAGCGCTCCTTACCTTTGGTTGGGGGCTTTATGGACAG TGTGGTCAAGGGAGCACAGATGATGAACTAAGTCCTACATGCGTATCATCTTTGTTGGGAATCCGGATAGAAGGAGTAGCCGCAGGTCTATGGCACACAGTCTGCGTTTCATCTGATGGTGATGTGTATTCATTTGGCGGAAACCAATTTGGCCAGTTAGGTACTGGTTGTGATCAAGCTGAG ACTCTTCCTAAATTATTGGAGGCTCCAAATCTGGAAAACGTGAACGTCAAAACCGTCTCATGCGGCGCTCGTCACACCGCTGTAATCGCAG ATGAAGGGAAAGTATTTTGCTGGGGATGGAACAAGTATGGTCAG TTGGGACTAGGAGATGTGATTGATAGGAATGCACCTTCAGAGGTTAGAATAAAAGATTGCGTCCCCAAAAACATTGCGTGTGGTTGGTGGCATACTCTGCTTCTTGGCCAGTCCTCTCTCTGA
- the BNAC08G26520D gene encoding uncharacterized protein BNAC08G26520D, with protein sequence MMGMSKTEINLRRLLSAAPNQQNQSKLMHYVATLREQLEQLSEEKTPDGLPRVTKAKVNEYYEKIEAVASKIAAHVPDTEVSDETYPKDSSTSGSGSSPKIEDEPRSPTSPQLRRRIVSTSSKEQNVDAGPSKAVKLDTAAKEHIDKHRKLQEDLTDEMVGLARQLKERSLMISQSVENTDKILGSTEEAIEQSLASTGHANVRASKIYSESSKTSCFQWLLILAMICVFIMVVLLIRVT encoded by the exons ATGATGGGAATGAGCAAAACAGAGATCAATCTGCGGAGATTGCTTTCCGCTGCACCGAACCAGCAAAATCAGTCGAAGCTTATGCAT TATGTAGCTACTCTGAGGGAGCAATTGGAACAACTCTCTGAAGAGAAGACCCCTGATGGTCTTCCCAG AGTTACAAAGGCAAAGGTGAATGAGTACTACGAGAAGATTGAAGCTGTTGCTTCTAAGATAGCTGCTCATGTG CCTGACACAGAGGTATCTGATGAAACTTATCCAAAGGATTCTTCTACCAGCGGAAGCGGAAGCTCTCCTAAAATAGAAGACGAGCCTCGAAGCCCCACTTCTCCACAGCTGAGAAGAAGAATTGT GTCTACAAGCTCCAAGGAGCAAAATGTTGATGCTGGTCCGTCAAAGGCAGTAAAACTAGACACTGCAGCTAAAGAACACATTGATAAGCACAG AAAGCTTCAGGAGGATCTCACTGATGAAATGGTGGGACTTGCGAGACAACTCAAGGAGCGTAGTCTGATGATAAGCCAATCTGTGGAAAATACTGATAAG ATACTTGGCTCTACGGAGGAGGCTATTGAGCAGAGCTTAGCGAGTACTGGACACGCAAATGTAAGGGCGTCAAAGATATATTCAGAGAGTTCAAAGACGAGTTGCTTCCAGTGGCTCTTGATCTTGGCCATGATCTGTGTCTTCATTATGGTTGTCTTGTTGATCCGTGTCACATAG
- the LOC125591142 gene encoding uncharacterized protein LOC125591142 — protein sequence MEEIDHGVLGLMVDESADVSNKEQMAVVFRFVDKSGLVKERFVGVTHVKETSSLSLKSAVDDLFAKHWLSLKQLRGQGYDGAIVAYFKRKDMLLDMNRKRVEEGIDSGDINTGTRQNQEISLPRPGNTRWGSHYITLLRLVELFPSVIEILEKLNDRFTEVNTDLLICMASLSPASSFGEFDKSKLLRLVKFYPDDFSFGERLSMEHQLGIYIDNIRNDERFKNLKNLGDLSRLMVETKKHLVHHLVYRLLKLVLTLHVATASVERCFSAMKLVKTATRNRIGDEFLSDCLVCYIENELFEPVTNETVMNRFQSMRERRIHL from the exons ATGGAAGAAATCGATCATGGAGTGCTCGGTTTGATGGTCGATGAGTCTGCAGATGTTTCTAACAAAGAGCAAATGGCTGTTGTCTTTCGGTTTGTTGATAAAAGTGGATTAGTAAAAGAGAGATTTGTGGGAGTTACTCATGTAAAAGAAACGTCTTCTTTATCTCTGAAATCTGCAGTTGATGACTTGTTTGCAAAACATTGGTTGAGCCTGAAACAATTGAGAGGACAAGGTTATGATGGAGCAA TTGTGGCTTATTTCAAGAGGAAAGATATGCTTCTTGATATGAATCGAAAGAGGGTGGAGGAAGGGATTGACAGTGGTGACATTAACACTGGAACGAGACAAAATCAAGAGATTTCTCTTCCAAGGCCTGGAAATACTCGTTGGGGTTCTCACTATATAACTTTGCTGCGTCTGGTTGAGTTGTTTCCTTCAGTCATTGAAATCCTTGAAA AGCTTAATGATCGATTTACTGAGGTAAACACTGATTTGCTTATTTGCATGGCTTCTTTAAGTCCTGCCAGTTCCTTCGGTGAGTTTGATAAGTCAAAGCTGTTGAGATTGGTTAAGTTCTATCCAGATGATTTTAGCTTTGGAGAGCGTCTATCTATGGAACACCAACTTGGAATCTATATTGACAATATAAGAAACGATGAACGgtttaaaaatttgaagaatCTTGGAGATCTTTCTCGTCTGATGGTGGAAACAAAAAAGCACCTTGTACATCATTTAGTTTATAGGCTCTTGAAGTTGGTTTTAACATTGCATGTTGCTACTGCAAGTGTTGAAAGGTGCTTTTCTGCAATGAAATTAGTGAAGACAGCCACACGCAACCGAATTGGAGACGAGTTTCTAAGTGATTGTTTAGTATGTTATATTGAAAATGAGTTGTTTGAACCTGTTACAAACGAAACAGTGATGAACCGATTTCAATCCATGAGAGAGCGTAGGATACATTTGTAA
- the LOC106360782 gene encoding uncharacterized protein LOC106360782: MLLIEDRQLMMGMSKTEINLRRLLSAAPNQQNQSKLMHYVATLREQLEQLSEEKTPDGLPRVTKAKVNEYYEKIEAVASKIAAHVPDTEVSDETYPKDSSTSGSGSSPKIEDEPRSPTSPQLRRRIVSTSSKEQNVDAGPSKAVKLDTAAKEHIDKHRKLQEDLTDEMVGLARQLKERSLMISQSVENTDKILDSTEEAIEQSLASTGHANVRASKIYSESSKTSCFQWLLILAMICVFIMVVLLIRVT; this comes from the exons ATGCTATTGATTGAAGATAGACAACTGATGATGGGAATGAGCAAAACAGAGATCAATCTGCGGAGATTGCTTTCCGCTGCACCGAACCAGCAAAATCAGTCGAAGCTTATGCAT TATGTAGCTACTCTGAGGGAGCAATTGGAACAACTCTCTGAAGAGAAGACCCCTGATGGTCTTCCCAG AGTTACAAAGGCAAAGGTGAATGAGTACTACGAGAAGATTGAAGCTGTTGCTTCTAAGATAGCTGCTCATGTG CCTGACACAGAGGTATCTGATGAAACTTATCCAAAGGATTCTTCTACCAGCGGAAGCGGAAGCTCTCCTAAAATAGAAGACGAGCCTCGAAGCCCCACTTCTCCACAGCTGAGAAGAAGAATTGT GTCTACAAGCTCCAAGGAGCAAAATGTTGATGCTGGTCCGTCAAAGGCAGTAAAACTAGACACTGCAGCTAAAGAACACATTGATAAGCACAG AAAGCTTCAGGAGGATCTCACTGATGAAATGGTGGGACTTGCGAGACAACTCAAGGAGCGTAGTCTGATGATAAGCCAATCTGTGGAAAATACTGATAAG ATACTTGACTCTACGGAGGAGGCTATTGAGCAGAGCTTAGCGAGTACTGGACACGCAAATGTAAGGGCGTCAAAGATATATTCAGAGAGTTCAAAAACGAGTTGCTTCCAGTGGCTCTTGATCTTGGCCATGATCTGTGTCTTCATTATGGTTGTCTTGTTGATCCGTGTTACATAG
- the LOC106360784 gene encoding delta-1-pyrroline-5-carboxylate synthase B — MEEEIDRSRAFAKDVKRIVVKVGTAVVTGKGGRLALGRLGAICEQLAELNSDGFEVILVSSGAVGLGRQRLRYRQLVNSSFADLQKPQTELDGKACAGVGQSSLMAYYETMFDQMDVTVAQMLVTDSSFRDKDFRKQLSETVKAMLKMRVIPVFNENDAISTRKAPYKDSTGIFWDNDSLAALLALELQADLLILLSDVEGLYTGPPSDPKSKLIHTYVKEKHQEEITFGEKSRLGRGGMTAKVKAAVNAAYGGIPVIITSGYAAENIAKVLKGLRVGTLFHQDAHLWARVVDTTSRDMAVAARESSRKLQALSSEDRKNILLDIATALEANEKIIKAENDLDVAAALEAGYEESLVARLVMKPGKISSLAASIRQLAEMEDPLGRVLKKTEVADGLILEKTSSPLGVLLIVFESRPDALVQIASLAIRSGNGLLLKGGKEARRSNAILHKVITDAIPKTVGGKLIGLVTSRDEIPDLLKLDDVIDLVIPRGSNKLVSQIKNSTKIPVLGHADGICHVYVDKSCKVDMAKRVVSDAKLDYPAACNAMETLLVHKDLEQNGVLNELIYALQANGVTLYGGPKASGKLNIPEAKSFHHEYSSKACTVEIVEDVHGAIDHIHQHGSAHTDCIVTEDSEVAEIFLRQVDSAAVIHNASTRFCDGFRFGLGAEVGISTSRIHARGPVGVEGLLTTRWIMRGKGQVVDGDNGVAYTHKDIPVLERTKAVENGH, encoded by the exons GGTCATTTTGGTGTCTTCTGGTGCGGTTGGTCTTGGTCGTCAGAGGCTTAGATACAGACAACTAGTCAACAGCAG CTTTGCAGACCTTCAGAAGCCACAAACTGAACTTGATGGGAAGGCTTGTGCTGGTGTTGGGCAGAGCAGTCTCATGGCTTACTATGAGACTATGTTTGACCAG atGGATGTGACGGTGGCTCAAATGCTGGTGACTGATAGCAGTTTCAGAGATAAGGATTTCAGGAAGCAGCTTAGCGAGACGGTCAAAGCGATGCTGAAAATGAGAGTTATTCCAGTTTTCAACGAGAACGATGCTATAAGCACTCGAAAAGCCCCTTATAAG GATTCTACTGGTATATTTTGGGATAATGACAGCTTAGCTGCTCTACTGGCGCTGGAGCTTCAAGCTGATCTTTTGATTCTTCTAAGTGATGTTGAGGGTCTCTATACTGGTCCTCCAAGCGATCCTAAGTCAAAGTTAATCCACACATACGTTAAAGAAAAGCACCAGGAAGAGATTACCTTTGGCGAAAAGTCCAGATTAGGACGAGGTGGTATGACTGCAAAAGTTAAAGCTGCTGTTAATGCAGCTTATGGTGGCATTCCTGTTATCATAACCAG TGGGTATGCAGCTGAGAATATAGCTAAAGTTCTTAAAGGACTGCGTGTTGGTACCCTTTTCCACCAAGATGCACATCTGTGGGCTCGAGTCGTAGATACTACTTCTCGTGACATGGCAGTTGCTGCAAGGGAAAGTTCTAGAAAGCTTCAG GCTTTGTCTTCTGAAGATAGGAAAAACATTCTACTCGATATAGCCACAGCCCTTGAAGCAAATGAGAAAATAATCAAAGCTGAGAATGATTTAGATGTTGCTGCAGCATTAGAAGCTGGATATGAAGAGTCTTTGGTAGCTCGCTTAGTTATGAAGCCTGGGAAG ATCTCAAGCCTTGCAGCTTCTATTCGCCAGCTAGCTGAAATGGAAGATCCACTTGGCCGTGTTTTAAAGAAAACTGAG GTTGCAGATGGTCTTATTTTGGAGAAGACATCATCACCATTAGGTGTTCTTCTGATTGTTTTTGAATCCCGTCCTGATGCACTTGTTCAG ATAGCTTCACTTGCAATCAGGAGTGGAAATGGTCTTCTGCTGAAGGGTGGAAAAGAGGCTCGTCGATCAAATGCTATCTTACACAAG GTGATCACCGATGCAATTCCGAAGACTGTTGGAGGTAAACTCATAGGACTTGTGACTTCGAGAGATGAGATTCCTGATTTGCTCAAG CTTGATGATGTTATTGATCTTGTGATCCCAAGAGGCAGCAACAAGCTTGTTTCTCAGATAAAGAACTCAACGAAAATCCCAGTGCTAGGGCATGCTG ATGGTATCTGTCATGTGTATGTTGACAAGTCTTGTAAAGTGGACATGGCAAAGCGCGTAGTTTCAGATGCAAAGTTAGACTACCCAGCAGCCTGTAACGCCATG GAAACCCTTCTTGTACATAAGGATCTAGAGCAGAATGGTGTGCTAAACGAGCTCATATATGCCCTGCAAGCCAATG GTGTCACTTTGTATGGTGGGCCAAAAGCAAGTGGTAAACTGAACATTCCGGAAGCAAAATCATTTCATCACGAGTACAGTTCCAAGGCCTGCACCGTTGAAATTGTAGAAGACGTACATGGTGCTATAGATCATATTCACCAACATGGGag TGCACACACTGATTGCATAGTGACAGAAGATAGTGAAGTGGCAGAGATCTTCCTCCGCCAAGTGGACAG TGCTGCTGTTATCCACAATGCAAGCACAAGATTCTGTGATGGTTTTCGATTTGGACTTGGTGCTGAG GTGGGAATAAGCACAAGCAGGATCCATGCCCGTGGTCCAGTTGGAGTAGAAGGATTACTGACAACGAGATG GATAATGAGAGGAAAAGGACAAGTGGTGGATGGAGACAATGGAGTCGCTTACACTCATAAGGACATTCCTGTCTTAGAAAGGACAAAGGCAGTGGAGAACGGGCATTAG